One window of Perca flavescens isolate YP-PL-M2 chromosome 15, PFLA_1.0, whole genome shotgun sequence genomic DNA carries:
- the LOC114569983 gene encoding cytosolic phospholipase A2 gamma isoform X1 produces the protein METGNTFSGSGICLLLVISVVLAKAVDNTEGNTTASEKAIRQSQSLCAGEQDYVHQRKRVVLESLSSLGINCTIDSVPHIALLASGGGQRAAVGLVGSLYQMEKEHLLDTLLYLGSVSGSTWSMSSIYNDPQWSNNLDTAVSRLSGPGVPLEEALAWLGERAKEEHFSLSDVWGVLTSAGIMKEMDLRRLSDEASRNATNPYPIYSAIEKHCYSHGPIQGKWFEVSPHEAGFTELGLFISTSLLGSTFQNGELLEEKPEMDMVKLQGFLGCALAHEETIKDLIPPWLNVPGQIDSAAEDYLRVYNALNKLVGLTRSTIKDPTALSELDKLQEILEDRDMLNHNKSVWLESKSSEERKNLSGQWSLELMAAVQTWSQSLEDGAFKTHVSLLTKQVLPMIMKWEWGTTGNFLYQYQDSTVPPYLRSTERFHLTDAGLLINVGYPSFLGEKRDIDLIIAPEYSAGNMFETLTLARDYAAEVKKPFPEIDVKILEERDWPKGCYVLEGKEKEPTIVYMPLFNRHNCKDAAEFNAKMEEFSTFQRPYSQEKIEFVLETAKANIKTNKETLLQEIKKAVLRRHNKV, from the exons ATGGAGACTGGAAATACCTTTTCGGGCTCAGGGATTTGCCTTTTGCTTGTGATTTCAGTAGTGCTGGCAAAAGCAGTGGACAACACGGAGGGGAATACAACCGCTTCTGAG AAAGCCATCCGTCAGTCCCAGTCTCTGTGTGCTGGGGAACAGGACTATGTTCACCAGAGGAAACGAGTAGTTCTGGAGTCCCTCAGCAGCCTGGGAATCAACTGTACTATA GATTCGGTTCCCCACATCGCTCTGTTGGCATCAGGAGGGGGTCAGAGGGCAGCTGTGGGTCTGGTCGGTTCCCTCTATCAGATGGAAAAGGAACATCTGTTGGACACACTGCTCTACCTGGGATCAGTATCTGGGTCAACATG GTCCATGTCCTCCATCTACAATGACCCACAGTGGAGCAACAACCTGGACACAGCGGTGTCCAGGCTGTCAGGCCCTGGGGTTCCGCTGGAGGAAGCTTTGGCCTGGTTGGGTGAGAGGGCAAAGGAGGAGCATTTCTCTCTCAGCGATGTCTGGGGGGTTTTGACCTCTGCTGGGATCATGAAAGAG ATGGACCTACGGCGTCTTTCAGATGAGGCCAGCAGAAATGCCACCAACCCTTACCCCATCTACAGCGCCATAGAGAAGCACTGCTACTCACACGGGCCCATACAAG GGAAATGGTTCGAGGTGAGCCCGCACGAGGCTGGTTTCACAGAGTTGGGACTTTTCATCTCAACATCTCTCCTGGGCAGCACATTTCAGAACGGAGAGCTGCTGGAGGAGAAGCCAGAGATGGACATGGTCAAACTACAAG GTTTTCTAGGTTGTGCGTTGGCTCATGAGGAGACAATCAAAGACCTCATCCCTCCCTGGCTGAATG tgccTGGACAGATAGACAGTGCTGCTGAAGACTACCTGCGTGTGTACAATGCTCTTAATAAACTTGTAGGCCTGACCAGAAGCACCATAAAGGATCCTACCGCTCTGTCCGAACTGGACAAGTTGCAGGAAATACTAGAAGATAGAG ACATGCTAAATCATAATAAGTCAGTGTGGCTGGAGTCCAAGAGTTCGGAGGAAAGAAAAAATCTTTCTGGCCAGTGGAGTCTGGAGCTGATGGCGGCGGTACAGACCTGGAGCCAAAGTCTGGAGGACGGAGCTTTCAAAACACATG TCTCTCTGCTTACTAAGCAGGTACTACCCATGATTATGAAATGGGAATGGGGAACTACCGGGAACTTCCTCTACCAATACCAAG ATTCCACGGTTCCACCTTACCTCCGCTCTACTGAGAGATTCCACCTGACAGACGCCGGTCTGCTGATTAACGTAGGATACCCTTCATTCCTGGGAGAAAAGAGAGACATCGACCTCATCATTGCACCGGAGTACAGCGCCGGAAACATGTTTGag ACTCTGACTCTTGCCAGAGACTACGCAGCCGAGGTGAAGAAGCCTTTCCCAGAGATAGACGTCAAAATCCTGGAGGAGAGAGACTGGCCAAAGGGCTGCTACGTGTTGGAGGGAAAAGAGAAGGAACCCACCATTGTTTACATGCCGCTCTTCAACAGACACAACTGCAAAG ATGCAGCGGAGTTCAACGCAAAGATGGAGGAGTTCTCCACCTTCCAGCGTCCCTACAGCCAGGAGAAGATTGAGTTTGTGTTGGAGACGGCGAAAGCCAACATAAAGACCAACAAGGAAACTCTGCTGCAGGAGATCAAGAAGGCTGTTCTCCGCCGACACAACAAGGTGTAG
- the LOC114569983 gene encoding cytosolic phospholipase A2 gamma isoform X2 codes for METGNTFSGSGICLLLVISVVLAKAVDNTEGNTTASEKAIRQSQSLCAGEQDYVHQRKRVVLESLSSLGINCTIDSVPHIALLASGGGQRAAVGLVGSLYQMEKEHLLDTLLYLGSVSGSTWSMSSIYNDPQWSNNLDTAVSRLSGPGVPLEEALAWLGERAKEEHFSLSDVWGVLTSAGIMKEMDLRRLSDEASRNATNPYPIYSAIEKHCYSHGPIQGKWFEVSPHEAGFTELGLFISTSLLGSTFQNGELLEEKPEMDMVKLQVPGQIDSAAEDYLRVYNALNKLVGLTRSTIKDPTALSELDKLQEILEDRDMLNHNKSVWLESKSSEERKNLSGQWSLELMAAVQTWSQSLEDGAFKTHVSLLTKQVLPMIMKWEWGTTGNFLYQYQDSTVPPYLRSTERFHLTDAGLLINVGYPSFLGEKRDIDLIIAPEYSAGNMFETLTLARDYAAEVKKPFPEIDVKILEERDWPKGCYVLEGKEKEPTIVYMPLFNRHNCKDAAEFNAKMEEFSTFQRPYSQEKIEFVLETAKANIKTNKETLLQEIKKAVLRRHNKV; via the exons ATGGAGACTGGAAATACCTTTTCGGGCTCAGGGATTTGCCTTTTGCTTGTGATTTCAGTAGTGCTGGCAAAAGCAGTGGACAACACGGAGGGGAATACAACCGCTTCTGAG AAAGCCATCCGTCAGTCCCAGTCTCTGTGTGCTGGGGAACAGGACTATGTTCACCAGAGGAAACGAGTAGTTCTGGAGTCCCTCAGCAGCCTGGGAATCAACTGTACTATA GATTCGGTTCCCCACATCGCTCTGTTGGCATCAGGAGGGGGTCAGAGGGCAGCTGTGGGTCTGGTCGGTTCCCTCTATCAGATGGAAAAGGAACATCTGTTGGACACACTGCTCTACCTGGGATCAGTATCTGGGTCAACATG GTCCATGTCCTCCATCTACAATGACCCACAGTGGAGCAACAACCTGGACACAGCGGTGTCCAGGCTGTCAGGCCCTGGGGTTCCGCTGGAGGAAGCTTTGGCCTGGTTGGGTGAGAGGGCAAAGGAGGAGCATTTCTCTCTCAGCGATGTCTGGGGGGTTTTGACCTCTGCTGGGATCATGAAAGAG ATGGACCTACGGCGTCTTTCAGATGAGGCCAGCAGAAATGCCACCAACCCTTACCCCATCTACAGCGCCATAGAGAAGCACTGCTACTCACACGGGCCCATACAAG GGAAATGGTTCGAGGTGAGCCCGCACGAGGCTGGTTTCACAGAGTTGGGACTTTTCATCTCAACATCTCTCCTGGGCAGCACATTTCAGAACGGAGAGCTGCTGGAGGAGAAGCCAGAGATGGACATGGTCAAACTACAAG tgccTGGACAGATAGACAGTGCTGCTGAAGACTACCTGCGTGTGTACAATGCTCTTAATAAACTTGTAGGCCTGACCAGAAGCACCATAAAGGATCCTACCGCTCTGTCCGAACTGGACAAGTTGCAGGAAATACTAGAAGATAGAG ACATGCTAAATCATAATAAGTCAGTGTGGCTGGAGTCCAAGAGTTCGGAGGAAAGAAAAAATCTTTCTGGCCAGTGGAGTCTGGAGCTGATGGCGGCGGTACAGACCTGGAGCCAAAGTCTGGAGGACGGAGCTTTCAAAACACATG TCTCTCTGCTTACTAAGCAGGTACTACCCATGATTATGAAATGGGAATGGGGAACTACCGGGAACTTCCTCTACCAATACCAAG ATTCCACGGTTCCACCTTACCTCCGCTCTACTGAGAGATTCCACCTGACAGACGCCGGTCTGCTGATTAACGTAGGATACCCTTCATTCCTGGGAGAAAAGAGAGACATCGACCTCATCATTGCACCGGAGTACAGCGCCGGAAACATGTTTGag ACTCTGACTCTTGCCAGAGACTACGCAGCCGAGGTGAAGAAGCCTTTCCCAGAGATAGACGTCAAAATCCTGGAGGAGAGAGACTGGCCAAAGGGCTGCTACGTGTTGGAGGGAAAAGAGAAGGAACCCACCATTGTTTACATGCCGCTCTTCAACAGACACAACTGCAAAG ATGCAGCGGAGTTCAACGCAAAGATGGAGGAGTTCTCCACCTTCCAGCGTCCCTACAGCCAGGAGAAGATTGAGTTTGTGTTGGAGACGGCGAAAGCCAACATAAAGACCAACAAGGAAACTCTGCTGCAGGAGATCAAGAAGGCTGTTCTCCGCCGACACAACAAGGTGTAG